A window of Gammaproteobacteria bacterium genomic DNA:
GTGGCCGTAAGAACCACCGCCCGCCGTATTGATGACGTTACCGTGCCCCAGATTTTGAAAGAAACCGGGTAGGCGTAACGCGTTCATACCACCAGAGATAATTGGCGTGGTAGGCTTCATGCCAAACCATTCCTGGTGATAGGCTGGGCCGGTGTGGCTATCGCGCTCGATAATGTAGGCAATATCCTTGTCCTTGGCCTCGCCCTCCATTTTTCCATAGCCCATGGTCCCGACATGAATACCGGAGGCCCCTTGTAAACGAGCCATCTTGGCCAATACATAAGCGGTATAGCCACGTTTGGCACTCGGAGAGGTAACCGCACCATGTCCTGCGCGATGGTAGTGCAGGTATTGGTTGGCAAAATAGCGGCGCGCGGTGGTAACCATACCAGGACCACCCACATAACCATCCACCAAGAACGCCACCTTATCAGCGTCAGGACCAAAAGCCTGGAGGATAAACTCACCACGGGCGATCATCTCGGCGTGGTCGTCAGCGGTAATATTCGCAGAGAACAATTTAGCCTCACCAGTATCGTCCATGGCGCGTTTCATTGCGTCATAAACGAGCGGGATGGTCTTACGCAATGGTGCGAAGACCTGATTTCCCTGAGGTTCATCGTTCTTGATAAAGTCACCACCCAGCCAGAATTGGTAGGCCGCATTAGCAAAGGGTTCAGGACGCAGACCCAGTTTGGGCTTGATGATCGTCCCGGAAATATAGCCACCATTGACTACTGGGCGACCCAGGATACGCCACATGTCGGAGATATCTTTCGCCGGACCATCGAA
This region includes:
- the cbbM gene encoding Ribulose bisphosphate carboxylase — translated: MKPKSGTAYLAAAAHFAAESSTGTNVEVCTTDDFTKGVDALVYLIDEASEEMRIAYPLELFDRNIIDGRMMIVSFLTLTIGNNQGMGDIEHAKMYDFHVPPRALQLFDGPAKDISDMWRILGRPVVNGGYISGTIIKPKLGLRPEPFANAAYQFWLGGDFIKNDEPQGNQVFAPLRKTIPLVYDAMKRAMDDTGEAKLFSANITADDHAEMIARGEFILQAFGPDADKVAFLVDGYVGGPGMVTTARRYFANQYLHYHRAGHGAVTSPSAKRGYTAYVLAKMARLQGASGIHVGTMGYGKMEGEAKDKDIAYIIERDSHTGPAYHQEWFGMKPTTPIISGGMNALRLPGFFQNLGHGNVINTAGGGSYGHIDSPAAGAKSLRQAYECWRAGADPIAWAKEHREFARAFESFPNDADALFPGWREKLGVAK